The Streptomyces sp. DH-12 genome has a window encoding:
- a CDS encoding helix-turn-helix transcriptional regulator, whose translation MSEPRSAPTVGQVVLGRRLLDLRERAGLKREEAARILRVAPATVRRMEMAEVALKIPYLQLLLKAYGVSDEEAEAFVQLAEDANKPGWWQRFHDILPGWFSMYVSLEGAASLIRSYEPHFVPGLLQTEDYARGVLRSGAIGQTRPEDIERHVDLRMRRQELLTREDAPRLWVVMDETALRRRVGGPEVMRAQIDKLLEAAALPNVTLQIATFDSGPHPGTYGPFVLFRFAMPELPDMVYSEYLTGAVYLDARTEVATHLEVMDRMAAQAATAHRTKGILRDLRKEL comes from the coding sequence GTGAGCGAACCCCGGTCCGCGCCGACGGTGGGGCAGGTCGTCCTCGGGCGCCGCCTGCTGGACCTGCGTGAGCGCGCGGGTCTCAAGCGGGAGGAGGCCGCCCGGATCCTGCGCGTCGCGCCCGCCACCGTGCGCCGCATGGAGATGGCCGAGGTGGCGCTCAAGATCCCCTACCTCCAGCTGCTGCTGAAGGCCTACGGCGTCTCCGACGAGGAGGCCGAGGCGTTCGTCCAGCTCGCGGAGGACGCCAACAAGCCCGGCTGGTGGCAGCGCTTCCACGACATCCTGCCCGGCTGGTTCTCCATGTACGTCAGCCTGGAGGGCGCGGCCTCCCTCATCCGCAGCTACGAACCCCACTTCGTCCCCGGACTGCTCCAGACGGAGGACTACGCGCGCGGCGTGCTGCGCTCCGGCGCCATAGGGCAGACCCGGCCCGAGGACATAGAACGCCACGTCGACCTGCGCATGCGACGGCAGGAACTGCTCACCCGCGAGGACGCGCCCCGGCTGTGGGTCGTCATGGACGAGACCGCGCTGCGCCGCCGGGTCGGCGGCCCGGAGGTGATGCGCGCGCAGATCGACAAGCTGCTCGAGGCGGCGGCGCTGCCCAACGTGACGCTGCAGATCGCGACCTTCGACAGCGGGCCCCACCCCGGCACGTACGGGCCGTTCGTGCTGTTCCGATTTGCCATGCCCGAACTGCCGGACATGGTCTACAGCGAGTACCTGACCGGCGCCGTCTACCTGGACGCGCGCACCGAGGTGGCGACCCACCTCGAGGTCATGGACCGCATGGCGGCGCAGGCCGCCACGGCACATCGCACGAAGGGGATCCTCCGGGATCTCCGCAAGGAGCTGTGA
- a CDS encoding SAM-dependent methyltransferase yields MTGQHPVEIDTTRPHPARMYDWYLGGKDNYPVDEAMGRQMLALDPRVPVMARVNRAFMQRATRWLAGQGVRQFLDIGTGIPTEPNLHQVAQRVAPDARVVYCDNDPIVLAHAEALLRGTAEGVTDYLQADVREPDTILEGARKVLDFDRPIALSLIALLHFVPDEDDAHALVTRLVDALPPGSYLVISHATADFTPEESEEATAKLKGAGVTLALRSRGELTRFFDGLDLVEPGVQVPHLWRPELGDPVPGQDDGVIPGYGAVARKP; encoded by the coding sequence ATGACCGGACAGCACCCCGTCGAGATCGACACGACCAGACCGCATCCCGCGCGGATGTACGACTGGTACCTCGGAGGCAAGGACAACTACCCGGTCGACGAGGCCATGGGCAGGCAGATGCTCGCCCTCGATCCGCGCGTGCCGGTCATGGCGCGCGTGAACCGCGCGTTCATGCAGCGCGCCACGCGCTGGCTCGCGGGGCAGGGCGTACGCCAGTTCCTCGACATAGGCACCGGTATCCCCACCGAGCCGAACCTGCACCAGGTCGCCCAGCGCGTCGCGCCGGACGCCCGCGTCGTGTACTGCGACAACGACCCCATCGTGCTGGCCCACGCGGAGGCCCTGCTGCGCGGCACGGCGGAGGGCGTCACCGACTACCTCCAGGCCGACGTCCGGGAACCGGACACCATCCTGGAGGGTGCGCGCAAGGTCCTCGACTTCGACCGGCCGATCGCGCTGTCGCTCATCGCGCTGCTGCACTTCGTCCCCGACGAGGACGACGCGCACGCACTGGTGACGCGGCTGGTGGACGCCCTGCCCCCGGGCAGTTACCTGGTGATCAGCCACGCCACGGCCGACTTCACGCCCGAGGAGTCGGAGGAGGCCACGGCGAAGCTCAAGGGTGCGGGCGTCACCCTGGCGCTGCGCAGCCGCGGGGAGCTCACCCGTTTCTTCGACGGCCTCGACCTCGTGGAACCGGGCGTTCAGGTGCCGCACCTCTGGCGCCCCGAACTGGGCGACCCGGTCCCGGGCCAGGACGACGGGGTCATCCCCGGCTACGGAGCGGTGGCCCGCAAACCGTAG
- a CDS encoding MHYT domain-containing protein, which produces MQGTVDGFSYGLVTPVVAYLMACLGGALGLRCTTRAGLAPSSWRPGWLALGAAAISAGVWTMHFIAMMGFTVEGTPIHYDRAMTFASLAVAVVMVGVGIFIVGYKGATGTALFTGGTVTGLGMASMHYLGMAGMSLDGRIEYNTAAVAASVVVAMAAASAALWAAGQAKGFLWSVGASLIMGLAVTGMHYIGMAAVEVHVHGTAEPDTGESAAALLGPMMVGPLAVLVLAGVVVIFDPLVVMGRPPAPSADRLPGIPAHSPAHHPSVRARLRARGPVEHRSRTPQRR; this is translated from the coding sequence ATGCAGGGCACGGTCGACGGATTCAGTTACGGGCTGGTAACACCTGTGGTGGCCTATCTCATGGCCTGTCTGGGAGGCGCGCTCGGACTGCGCTGCACCACCCGGGCCGGGCTGGCGCCCAGCTCCTGGCGGCCCGGCTGGCTCGCGCTCGGGGCGGCCGCCATCAGCGCCGGCGTCTGGACGATGCACTTCATCGCGATGATGGGTTTCACCGTCGAGGGGACGCCGATCCACTACGACCGCGCGATGACCTTCGCGAGCCTGGCCGTCGCCGTCGTCATGGTGGGCGTCGGCATCTTCATCGTCGGTTACAAGGGCGCCACCGGGACGGCCCTGTTCACCGGGGGGACCGTCACCGGCCTCGGCATGGCCTCCATGCACTACCTCGGCATGGCCGGAATGAGTCTCGACGGGCGGATCGAGTACAACACCGCCGCCGTCGCCGCCTCGGTCGTCGTCGCCATGGCCGCCGCCAGCGCCGCCCTGTGGGCGGCCGGTCAGGCCAAGGGCTTCCTGTGGAGCGTGGGCGCGAGTCTGATCATGGGCCTCGCGGTCACCGGCATGCACTACATCGGCATGGCCGCCGTCGAGGTGCACGTGCACGGCACGGCCGAACCCGACACGGGGGAGTCCGCGGCCGCCCTGCTCGGCCCCATGATGGTCGGTCCGCTCGCCGTCCTCGTCCTCGCGGGCGTCGTGGTGATCTTCGACCCGCTGGTGGTCATGGGCCGGCCCCCGGCGCCCTCCGCCGACCGCCTGCCCGGGATCCCCGCCCACTCCCCGGCGCACCACCCCTCGGTCCGAGCCCGGCTGCGCGCCCGCGGCCCCGTGGAACACCGCTCCCGCACCCCCCAGCGCCGCTGA
- a CDS encoding VOC family protein — protein MTDHATRLDHIVLWVDDPIAAAQFYEKAVGLEPVRLTDFAAGEAPFPSVRVSEETILDLMPRSEADRMTMLPGAADSSGHPVNHVCLSLATDAFDALLGRLQEQSVPVSDIAHDSFGARGQAKRSFYFRDPDGNIFEARHYD, from the coding sequence ATGACGGACCACGCGACCCGGCTCGACCACATCGTTCTCTGGGTGGACGACCCCATCGCCGCCGCGCAGTTCTACGAGAAGGCGGTCGGCCTGGAGCCGGTCAGGCTCACCGACTTCGCGGCCGGCGAGGCGCCCTTCCCCTCGGTGCGCGTCAGCGAGGAGACCATCCTCGACCTCATGCCGCGCTCCGAGGCGGACCGCATGACGATGCTCCCCGGGGCCGCCGACAGCTCCGGCCACCCCGTCAACCACGTCTGCCTGTCCCTGGCCACGGACGCCTTCGACGCCCTCCTCGGCCGTCTCCAGGAGCAGTCGGTCCCGGTCTCGGACATCGCGCACGACTCCTTCGGCGCCCGCGGCCAGGCCAAGCGCAGCTTCTACTTCCGCGACCCCGACGGCAACATCTTCGAGGCCCGCCACTACGACTGA
- a CDS encoding glycerophosphodiester phosphodiesterase family protein yields the protein MHARVVAASTTALAGVVVLLLPLSPARAAESARAAEGAGGAAAAPLIVAHRGASGYAPENTLAAVDKAAALGTEWVENDVQRTKDGELVVLHDDSLVRTTDVEEVFPDRAPWKVKDFTAAEIARLDAGSWFGPEYAGARVPTLEQFVHRVDRHRQKLLLEIKNPQLYPGIERDILKVLADEGWLDRRHVRQRLIVQSFSADSVRTVHELAPAVKTGFLGTPPVADLPAYAAFTDQINPSHGSLTADYVSAVHALKGAHGKRLEAFTWTVNDAAAARRVAGFGVDGIITNNPDVVRDAVGC from the coding sequence ATGCACGCACGCGTTGTCGCCGCCTCGACCACCGCGCTCGCGGGGGTCGTCGTCCTCCTGCTTCCGCTCTCCCCCGCCCGGGCCGCCGAGAGCGCCCGGGCCGCCGAGGGCGCCGGGGGCGCCGCGGCCGCTCCCCTGATCGTCGCGCACCGGGGCGCCTCCGGATACGCCCCGGAGAACACGCTCGCGGCCGTCGACAAGGCGGCCGCCCTGGGGACCGAGTGGGTGGAGAACGACGTCCAGCGCACCAAGGACGGCGAGCTCGTCGTCCTCCACGACGACAGCCTGGTGCGCACCACCGACGTCGAGGAGGTCTTCCCCGACCGGGCACCCTGGAAGGTGAAGGACTTCACCGCCGCCGAGATAGCCCGTCTGGACGCCGGCAGCTGGTTCGGCCCCGAGTACGCGGGCGCGCGCGTGCCGACGCTGGAGCAGTTCGTGCACCGGGTCGACCGGCACCGGCAGAAGCTGCTGCTGGAGATCAAGAACCCGCAGCTGTACCCCGGCATCGAACGGGACATCCTCAAGGTCCTCGCCGACGAGGGCTGGCTCGACCGCAGGCATGTGCGGCAGCGGCTGATCGTGCAGAGCTTCAGCGCGGACAGCGTGCGCACGGTCCACGAGCTGGCCCCGGCGGTGAAGACCGGCTTCCTCGGGACGCCGCCGGTCGCGGACCTGCCGGCGTACGCGGCTTTCACCGACCAGATCAACCCCTCGCACGGGTCGCTCACCGCCGACTACGTGAGCGCGGTGCACGCCCTCAAGGGGGCGCACGGCAAACGGCTGGAGGCGTTCACCTGGACGGTGAACGACGCGGCCGCCGCCCGGCGGGTGGCCGGCTTCGGGGTGGACGGCATCATCACCAACAACCCTGACGTGGTGCGCGACGCGGTGGGCTGCTGA
- a CDS encoding DUF397 domain-containing protein has protein sequence MELIKPPKTQPRARAHAARIYNGMPARELGSEGWHKPWSGGNGGNCLEAMKLDDGRIAVRQSTDPDGPALIYTSAEMTAFIEGAKAGEADFLLS, from the coding sequence ATGGAACTCATCAAGCCCCCGAAGACCCAGCCGCGTGCGCGGGCGCACGCCGCACGGATCTACAACGGCATGCCCGCCCGGGAGCTGGGCAGCGAGGGCTGGCACAAGCCCTGGAGCGGCGGCAACGGCGGCAACTGCCTCGAGGCGATGAAGCTGGACGACGGCCGGATCGCCGTGCGCCAGTCCACCGACCCGGACGGGCCGGCGCTCATCTACACCTCCGCCGAGATGACGGCCTTCATCGAGGGAGCCAAGGCCGGAGAGGCGGATTTCCTGCTGTCCTGA
- a CDS encoding DUF899 domain-containing protein — protein MSLPEIVSRAQWSAAREELLDKEKAVTRALDALRAERRRLPMVPVDREYVFEGGDGRATLLDLFQGRQQLVVHHFVFDPAWEAGCRCCSAFLDQIGHLAHLHARRTTFAAVSRAPFTRILPFKARMGWTVPWYSSCPGDFDADLNMFSEEDGRPVQRPGVSCFLRDGDRVFHTYSAWGRGLEGLGSTTSLLDLTALGRQEPWEEPQGRAYAVGAPVTQEHLRYHDEYDD, from the coding sequence ATGTCGCTTCCGGAGATCGTCTCGCGCGCCCAGTGGAGTGCGGCGCGCGAAGAACTGCTCGACAAGGAGAAGGCCGTCACCCGCGCGCTCGACGCCCTCCGTGCCGAACGGCGCCGGCTGCCCATGGTCCCCGTCGACCGCGAGTACGTCTTCGAGGGCGGCGACGGCAGGGCCACGCTGCTCGACCTCTTCCAGGGGCGGCAGCAGCTCGTCGTGCACCACTTCGTCTTCGACCCCGCGTGGGAGGCCGGCTGCCGCTGCTGCTCCGCCTTCCTGGACCAGATCGGGCACCTGGCCCACCTGCACGCGCGGCGCACCACGTTCGCGGCCGTCTCCCGCGCGCCGTTCACCCGCATCCTGCCGTTCAAGGCCCGGATGGGCTGGACCGTGCCCTGGTACTCGTCCTGCCCCGGTGACTTCGACGCGGACCTGAACATGTTCTCGGAAGAGGACGGCCGGCCCGTCCAGCGGCCGGGGGTGAGCTGCTTCCTGCGCGACGGCGACCGGGTCTTCCACACCTACTCGGCCTGGGGACGCGGCCTGGAGGGGCTCGGCTCCACCACCAGCCTGCTGGACCTCACCGCGCTCGGCAGGCAGGAGCCCTGGGAGGAACCACAGGGACGCGCCTACGCCGTCGGGGCGCCCGTGACGCAGGAGCATCTCCGCTACCACGACGAGTACGACGACTGA
- a CDS encoding ATP-binding protein yields MASVIPSAPLGTDAAAASVGLGATPAAAPSPGAAAERRFRFELAAHPGSPARARRLTRARLTGWSVCEDTCDTAALVVSELVTNAIVHTASSRVVCELHDDDDLLRIAVRDEGCAPGRPRANFRQQPEEEHGRGLLLVDALCHAWGAHEHGPGLLVWAELPRTAGTPPGSGEPRGDLGWGARSKPGPAGGSEDGEGGAGDGGRDHPAEQRVRTPSERDGRQA; encoded by the coding sequence GTGGCAAGCGTGATTCCGTCCGCGCCCTTAGGAACAGACGCCGCCGCAGCTTCCGTCGGCCTCGGCGCCACCCCGGCCGCCGCCCCCTCCCCGGGGGCCGCCGCCGAGCGCCGGTTCCGCTTCGAGCTGGCCGCTCACCCGGGTTCCCCCGCCCGGGCGAGACGGCTGACACGGGCCCGGCTGACCGGCTGGTCGGTGTGCGAGGACACCTGTGACACGGCGGCCTTGGTCGTCTCCGAACTGGTCACCAACGCCATCGTGCACACCGCGAGCAGCCGTGTCGTCTGCGAGCTGCACGACGATGACGACCTGCTGCGCATCGCCGTGCGGGACGAGGGCTGCGCGCCGGGCCGGCCGCGGGCGAACTTCCGGCAGCAGCCGGAGGAGGAGCACGGAAGGGGACTGCTCCTCGTCGACGCCCTGTGCCACGCGTGGGGCGCCCACGAGCACGGTCCCGGCCTGCTGGTCTGGGCGGAGCTCCCCCGCACCGCCGGCACCCCGCCCGGCTCCGGCGAACCCCGCGGCGACCTCGGCTGGGGCGCCCGGTCCAAGCCCGGTCCGGCCGGCGGCTCGGAGGACGGCGAGGGCGGGGCCGGCGACGGCGGCCGGGACCACCCGGCCGAGCAGCGCGTGAGGACGCCCTCCGAGCGGGACGGGAGGCAGGCGTGA
- a CDS encoding pseudouridine-5'-phosphate glycosidase — translation MVLMVSEEVRGAIAAGRPVVALESTIIAHGLPRPRNLRVARELEAVVRREGAVPATIAVLDGRPRAGLDEEQLERVANEDGVRKLGHRDLPLAVATGASGATTVSATALLAALAGIRVFATGGLGGVHREWTATQDESADLGLLARTRITVVCAGVKSILDVPATLQRLETLGVAVAGYGTDRFPGFYLSDSGHPVDWRLDTPEEVAGVMRAQDALGGPESALIVANPVPEDEQLDPETHARVLDEALRACEAAGITGQGVTPFLLDHLVRHTDGASLEANLAAVRGNVALAARVAAAWAAGE, via the coding sequence GTGGTGCTCATGGTGTCGGAAGAGGTACGGGGCGCGATCGCGGCGGGGCGGCCGGTGGTGGCCCTGGAGTCCACGATCATCGCCCACGGCCTGCCCCGGCCGCGCAATCTCCGGGTGGCACGCGAGCTGGAGGCCGTGGTGCGACGGGAGGGCGCGGTACCGGCGACGATCGCCGTGCTGGACGGCCGGCCGCGGGCCGGCCTGGACGAGGAGCAGTTGGAGCGCGTCGCGAACGAGGACGGCGTCCGCAAGCTGGGCCACCGTGACCTGCCGCTCGCGGTGGCCACGGGGGCGAGCGGGGCGACGACGGTCTCCGCGACCGCGCTGCTCGCCGCGCTCGCCGGGATCCGGGTGTTCGCCACCGGGGGGCTCGGCGGGGTGCACCGGGAGTGGACCGCCACCCAGGACGAGTCGGCCGACCTGGGGCTGCTCGCGCGCACCCGGATCACCGTGGTGTGCGCGGGGGTGAAGTCGATCCTGGACGTGCCGGCGACCCTGCAGCGGCTGGAGACGCTGGGCGTGGCGGTCGCCGGATACGGCACGGACCGGTTCCCCGGCTTCTACCTGTCGGACTCCGGGCACCCCGTGGACTGGCGGCTGGACACCCCGGAGGAGGTGGCCGGGGTGATGCGGGCGCAGGACGCCCTCGGCGGTCCGGAGTCGGCGCTGATCGTCGCCAACCCGGTGCCGGAGGACGAGCAGCTGGATCCCGAGACGCACGCGCGGGTGCTCGACGAGGCGCTGCGGGCCTGTGAGGCCGCCGGGATCACCGGTCAGGGGGTCACGCCGTTCCTGCTGGACCACCTGGTGCGGCACACCGACGGCGCCTCCCTCGAGGCCAATCTGGCGGCGGTGCGGGGCAACGTGGCCCTCGCGGCCCGGGTGGCGGCGGCCTGGGCCGCCGGGGAGTGA
- a CDS encoding uridine kinase, with the protein MRLEAITWDRLVDVLAERLRELDPADGSPWPRVALDGAPAARPGDLAERLAEALRVRGRPSLVVGTEGFLRPASVRLEYGHQDLESYYSGWYDTGALWREVFDPLGPGGSGRVLPDLRDPVTDRATRSPYVELPPGGVLLLHGPLLLHHWFPFDLTVHVLLSPGALRRRTPEAEHWTLPAFERYEQETGPAGTADVLVRADDPRHPAWRGREHG; encoded by the coding sequence GTGCGACTCGAAGCGATCACCTGGGACCGGCTCGTCGACGTACTCGCCGAGCGCCTGCGGGAACTCGACCCGGCTGACGGTTCTCCCTGGCCCCGCGTGGCCCTCGACGGCGCCCCGGCCGCCCGCCCGGGCGACCTCGCCGAGCGGCTCGCCGAGGCGCTGCGCGTCCGCGGCCGCCCCAGCCTCGTCGTCGGCACGGAGGGCTTCCTGCGCCCCGCCTCGGTCCGGCTCGAGTACGGTCACCAGGACCTCGAGTCCTACTACAGCGGCTGGTACGACACCGGCGCCCTGTGGCGCGAGGTGTTCGACCCGCTCGGGCCGGGCGGCAGCGGGCGGGTGCTGCCCGACCTCCGGGACCCGGTCACCGACCGCGCCACCCGCAGCCCGTATGTCGAACTGCCGCCCGGAGGCGTGCTGTTGCTGCACGGGCCGCTCCTCCTGCACCACTGGTTCCCCTTCGACCTGACCGTCCACGTCCTCCTCTCACCCGGTGCGCTGCGCCGCCGCACTCCCGAGGCCGAGCACTGGACCCTGCCCGCCTTCGAGCGCTACGAGCAGGAGACCGGCCCGGCCGGCACCGCCGACGTACTGGTGCGGGCCGACGACCCGCGCCACCCGGCCTGGCGCGGTCGAGAGCACGGTTGA
- a CDS encoding PfkB family carbohydrate kinase, whose translation MTGSGGALLVVGDVITDVVARHAGPLAPGTDTAAVIRTVPGGAGANVACWAARRGGCEVRLLGRVGADAAAWHERELTACGVRPRLVVDADVPTGTVVCLVDEGAAAERTFLTDSGASVRLGPEDWSDALLDGVARLHLSGYLLFSGSGRALVAVALKAAEARGVPVSVDPASAGFLAELGPESFLSLVGGVEVLLPSRDEACLLTGCPDAAEAAARLSRRVPLVVVKQGAEGALLARSGEVCARVPAVPVTPRDTTGAGDAFTGAFLAALLAGAAPGQAAEEGCRAGAEAVERVGARPPARD comes from the coding sequence GTGACCGGGTCGGGCGGGGCGCTGCTGGTCGTCGGCGACGTGATCACGGACGTGGTCGCGCGCCACGCCGGCCCGCTCGCCCCGGGCACGGACACGGCGGCCGTGATCCGCACGGTGCCGGGCGGGGCGGGCGCGAACGTCGCCTGCTGGGCGGCGCGCCGGGGCGGATGCGAGGTGCGCCTGCTGGGGCGGGTGGGCGCGGACGCGGCGGCCTGGCACGAACGGGAGCTGACCGCCTGCGGGGTGCGTCCGCGGCTGGTGGTGGACGCCGACGTGCCGACGGGAACGGTCGTGTGCCTGGTCGACGAGGGCGCGGCGGCCGAGCGGACCTTCCTCACCGACAGTGGCGCGTCGGTGCGGCTCGGGCCCGAGGACTGGTCGGACGCCTTGCTGGACGGGGTGGCGCGACTGCATCTGTCGGGCTACCTGCTGTTCAGCGGGAGCGGCCGGGCCCTGGTCGCGGTCGCGCTGAAGGCGGCGGAGGCGCGCGGGGTGCCGGTGAGTGTGGACCCGGCGTCGGCCGGGTTCCTGGCCGAGCTGGGTCCGGAGAGCTTCCTGTCGCTGGTGGGGGGAGTGGAGGTGCTGCTGCCGAGCCGCGACGAGGCGTGCCTGCTGACGGGGTGTCCGGACGCGGCGGAGGCGGCTGCGCGGCTGAGCCGGCGGGTGCCGCTGGTGGTGGTCAAGCAGGGCGCGGAGGGTGCGCTGCTGGCGCGGTCCGGCGAGGTGTGCGCCCGTGTCCCCGCCGTGCCGGTGACGCCCCGGGACACGACGGGGGCCGGTGACGCCTTCACCGGGGCCTTCCTCGCGGCCCTGCTGGCCGGTGCGGCTCCCGGGCAGGCGGCGGAGGAGGGGTGCCGGGCGGGGGCTGAGGCGGTGGAACGGGTCGGTGCACGGCCGCCGGCACGGGACTGA
- a CDS encoding anthrone oxygenase family protein — translation MGDGPYAVLTALGVLGTGLVAGVFCAFSTFVMRGLAALPPTRGVAAMQAVNVAAVRPPFMVVFLGTTVLCAVLTVVTVVARPDEGVVASVVGGVLYLCGSFGLTAAANIPRNDRLARLDAGGAEAAAYWPEYVRGWTRWNHVRALASAGAALAYLLALTG, via the coding sequence ATGGGTGACGGGCCGTATGCCGTGCTGACGGCGCTGGGTGTGCTGGGGACCGGGCTGGTGGCCGGGGTGTTCTGCGCGTTCTCGACGTTCGTGATGAGGGGGCTCGCGGCGCTGCCGCCGACGCGGGGCGTGGCCGCGATGCAGGCGGTCAACGTGGCGGCGGTGCGACCGCCGTTCATGGTCGTGTTCCTCGGCACGACGGTGCTGTGCGCGGTGCTCACGGTGGTGACGGTCGTGGCGCGGCCGGACGAGGGGGTGGTCGCCTCGGTGGTGGGCGGCGTGCTGTATCTGTGCGGGTCGTTCGGGCTGACCGCGGCGGCGAACATACCCCGCAACGACCGGCTGGCCCGGCTCGACGCGGGCGGTGCGGAGGCGGCCGCGTACTGGCCGGAGTACGTGCGCGGGTGGACACGGTGGAACCACGTCCGTGCCCTCGCCTCGGCCGGTGCCGCTCTGGCGTACCTCCTGGCCCTCACCGGCTGA
- a CDS encoding CBS domain-containing protein translates to MTTAGDIMHRGVQWIPAHETLDRAAQLMRELNVGALPVSDENERLCGILTDRDIVVGCVAMGHDPAQVTAGEMAKGTPRWIESDADVDDVLTEMRTHQIRRLPVMDDKRLVGMISEADLARHLTGEQIAAFAESVYARSASG, encoded by the coding sequence ATGACCACCGCCGGAGACATCATGCACCGCGGCGTCCAGTGGATCCCCGCGCACGAAACCCTCGACCGCGCGGCACAGTTGATGCGCGAACTGAACGTCGGCGCGCTGCCCGTCAGCGACGAGAACGAACGGCTCTGCGGCATCCTCACCGACCGCGACATCGTCGTCGGCTGCGTCGCCATGGGCCATGACCCCGCCCAGGTCACCGCGGGCGAGATGGCCAAGGGCACACCGCGCTGGATCGAGTCCGACGCCGATGTCGACGACGTCCTCACCGAGATGCGCACCCACCAGATCCGCCGACTGCCCGTCATGGACGACAAGCGTCTCGTCGGCATGATCAGCGAGGCCGATCTGGCACGGCACCTGACGGGCGAACAGATCGCCGCCTTCGCCGAGAGCGTCTACGCCCGGTCCGCCTCCGGCTGA
- a CDS encoding methylated-DNA--[protein]-cysteine S-methyltransferase, protein MDSDGRYGQRVVWTVVDTGIGPLLLAATRQGLVNVVFHATDEVRDKALERLASRLGAEPVEEPGSPLLAEAIRQLDAYFAGERHSFELPLDWSLISGFHREVLRELASGVPFGTVVGYGDLAGRVGQPGGAQAVGMAMGANPLPVVVPCHRVVESGGGIGGFGGGLETKRRLLALEGVLPEPLF, encoded by the coding sequence ATGGACAGCGATGGGCGGTACGGGCAACGGGTCGTGTGGACCGTCGTGGACACCGGCATCGGTCCGCTGCTGCTGGCAGCGACCCGGCAGGGCCTGGTCAACGTCGTGTTCCACGCCACCGACGAGGTGCGTGACAAGGCACTGGAGCGGCTCGCGTCCCGGCTCGGCGCCGAGCCCGTGGAGGAACCCGGCTCTCCGTTGCTGGCCGAGGCGATACGCCAGCTCGACGCCTACTTCGCGGGTGAGCGGCACTCCTTCGAGCTGCCGCTGGACTGGTCGCTGATCTCGGGCTTCCACCGCGAGGTGCTGCGCGAGCTGGCCTCCGGCGTGCCGTTCGGCACGGTGGTGGGGTACGGCGATCTCGCCGGCCGGGTCGGTCAGCCGGGCGGCGCGCAGGCCGTGGGCATGGCCATGGGCGCCAACCCGCTGCCGGTGGTCGTGCCCTGTCACCGGGTCGTGGAGAGCGGGGGCGGCATCGGCGGGTTCGGGGGCGGGCTGGAGACGAAGAGGCGGCTGCTCGCCCTCGAGGGTGTGCTGCCGGAGCCGCTGTTCTGA
- a CDS encoding MIP/aquaporin family protein, protein MADRVTAPRRRGYREGIGGEMLAEFLGTFVLILLGLGSVAVAVVGLPGSGRQFVDFGPANWLIICWGWGLAVVFGVYVAGGISGAHINPAVTLAFAVRRDFPVKKVPAYWLAQLLGAFVAAALVYACYRWAIDAADAKAGLARDESLATYSIFATFPAEYFGNSWWGPLLDQIVGTGILLLLICALIDLKNVAPLANLHPFLIGLVVVAIGLTFGTNAGYAINPARDFGPRLFTYFEGWGDIAFPGTFGWFSGYWWIPVVGPLIGGVLGVLVYDLLIKPVITARTRAMEDQEEGPATEEA, encoded by the coding sequence ATGGCTGATCGCGTTACAGCTCCACGCCGACGCGGCTATCGCGAAGGCATCGGCGGCGAGATGCTCGCCGAATTCCTGGGGACGTTCGTCCTCATTCTGCTGGGTCTCGGATCTGTCGCCGTCGCGGTCGTGGGCCTGCCCGGTTCCGGGCGGCAGTTCGTGGATTTCGGGCCGGCGAACTGGCTCATCATCTGCTGGGGCTGGGGCCTCGCCGTCGTCTTCGGCGTCTACGTGGCGGGCGGCATCAGCGGCGCCCACATCAACCCGGCGGTGACCCTGGCCTTCGCCGTGCGCAGGGACTTCCCCGTGAAGAAGGTGCCCGCCTACTGGCTGGCCCAGCTGCTCGGCGCCTTCGTCGCCGCCGCGCTCGTCTACGCCTGCTACCGCTGGGCGATCGACGCCGCCGACGCGAAGGCCGGTCTGGCCCGTGACGAATCACTGGCCACCTATTCCATTTTCGCGACCTTCCCCGCGGAATACTTCGGGAATTCCTGGTGGGGTCCGCTGCTCGACCAGATCGTGGGCACCGGCATTCTGCTGCTTCTGATCTGCGCACTCATCGACCTGAAGAATGTCGCTCCCCTGGCGAATCTCCACCCGTTCCTCATCGGCCTGGTGGTCGTCGCCATCGGCCTCACCTTCGGCACGAACGCCGGATACGCGATCAATCCCGCGCGCGATTTCGGCCCCCGCCTGTTCACCTACTTCGAGGGCTGGGGCGACATCGCGTTTCCGGGCACGTTCGGGTGGTTCAGCGGCTACTGGTGGATCCCCGTCGTCGGCCCGCTGATCGGCGGTGTTCTCGGCGTACTGGTGTACGACCTGCTCATCAAGCCGGTGATCACCGCCAGGACGCGGGCGATGGAGGACCAAGAGGAAGGCCCGGCCACCGAGGAGGCGTAG